Proteins found in one Nostoc sp. NIES-3756 genomic segment:
- the kaiC gene encoding circadian clock protein KaiC, which yields MSDNEQQEQNITSGNGVEKIRTMIEGFDDISHGGLPAGRTTLVSGTSGTGKTLLSLQFLFNGITYFDEPGVFVTFEESPSDIIKNADIFGWNLQRLINEGKLFILDASPDPEGQDIVGNFDLSALIERLQYAIRKYKAKRVSIDSITAVFQQYEAVGVVRREIFRLVARLKQLNVTTVITTERGEEYGPVASFGVEEFVSDNVVIVRNVLEGERRRRTIEILKLRGTTHMKGEYPFTITNEGVNIFPLGAMRLTQRSSNIRVSSGVTTLDQMCGGGFFKDSIILATGATGTGKTLLVSKFLQNGCVSNERAILFAYEESRAQLSRNAYSWGIDFEELESQGLLKIICTYPESTGLEDHLQIIKSEIAHFKPSRIAIDSLSALARGVSNNAFRQFVIGVTGYAKQEEITGFFTNTTDQFMGSHSITDSHISTITDTILMLQYVEIRGEMSRAINVFKMRGSWHDKGIREYNITADGPEIKDSFRNYERIVSGSPTRVSFDEKAELSRIVRRFEDKQGSDS from the coding sequence ATGAGTGACAACGAGCAACAGGAACAGAACATTACATCAGGTAATGGTGTAGAAAAAATTCGTACAATGATTGAAGGCTTTGACGATATTAGTCATGGCGGATTACCAGCTGGTAGAACTACTTTAGTTAGTGGAACTTCCGGTACAGGCAAAACTTTATTATCTCTACAGTTTCTCTTTAATGGCATTACATATTTTGATGAACCTGGAGTCTTTGTTACCTTTGAAGAATCTCCGAGCGACATCATCAAGAATGCTGATATATTTGGCTGGAATTTACAACGCCTAATTAATGAGGGTAAATTATTTATTTTAGATGCGTCCCCAGACCCAGAAGGACAAGACATTGTAGGCAATTTCGACCTCTCCGCATTAATTGAGCGTTTGCAGTATGCAATTCGTAAATATAAAGCCAAACGGGTATCTATCGACTCAATTACCGCCGTATTTCAGCAGTATGAAGCGGTGGGAGTAGTCCGTCGAGAGATTTTTCGTTTAGTAGCGCGGCTCAAACAACTCAATGTCACCACTGTAATCACTACGGAACGGGGTGAAGAATACGGGCCAGTCGCTTCTTTTGGTGTGGAAGAATTTGTTTCTGATAATGTGGTAATTGTCCGCAACGTTTTAGAAGGAGAACGTCGCCGCCGCACCATTGAAATTTTGAAATTGCGCGGGACGACTCATATGAAAGGTGAGTATCCTTTCACCATTACCAATGAAGGTGTAAATATCTTCCCCTTAGGAGCAATGCGCCTGACTCAAAGGTCTTCTAACATCCGCGTTTCTTCTGGGGTGACGACTTTAGATCAAATGTGTGGTGGTGGTTTCTTTAAAGATTCAATTATTCTCGCTACAGGTGCAACAGGTACAGGTAAAACCCTGTTAGTAAGTAAATTTTTACAAAATGGCTGTGTCAGTAATGAGCGAGCCATCTTATTTGCTTACGAAGAATCACGCGCTCAATTATCTCGCAATGCTTACTCTTGGGGTATTGATTTTGAGGAATTAGAAAGCCAAGGTTTACTCAAAATCATTTGTACCTATCCAGAATCCACTGGTCTAGAAGACCACCTACAAATCATTAAATCAGAAATAGCTCACTTTAAACCCTCACGTATTGCCATTGATTCGCTGTCAGCACTAGCTAGGGGTGTAAGTAATAACGCCTTCCGTCAGTTTGTAATTGGCGTTACAGGTTATGCCAAACAGGAAGAAATTACTGGTTTTTTTACAAATACTACAGATCAATTTATGGGATCGCATTCAATTACCGATTCTCATATCTCTACAATCACCGACACAATTTTGATGTTGCAGTACGTAGAAATTCGCGGAGAAATGTCAAGAGCAATTAACGTATTTAAGATGAGAGGTTCCTGGCACGATAAAGGAATTAGAGAATATAATATTACGGCAGATGGGCCAGAAATCAAAGACTCTTTCCGTAACTACGAAAGAATTGTCAGTGGCTCTCCTACCCGTGTTAGTTTTGACGAAAAAGCGGAACTTTCTCGCATCGTCAGACGTTTTGAAGACAAACAGGGTTCCGATTCCTAA